A genomic window from Coccinella septempunctata chromosome 9, icCocSept1.1, whole genome shotgun sequence includes:
- the LOC123319840 gene encoding transcriptional activator protein Pur-alpha isoform X6 yields MSELGSGDEGSSSQSPQAHVEQELATKMLQIQSKRFYLDVKQNRRGRFIKVAEIGADGRRSQIFLALSTAAEFRDHLSAFSEYYSSLGPPNPDNVPEDGKLKSEMMMKDNRRYYLDLKENARGRFLRVSQTITRGGPRSQVAIPAQGMIEFRDALTDLLDEFTQDEHAYKHDLPEGNQMHVDNKNFYFDIGQNNRGVYMRISEVKTNFRTAITLPEKSWPRFRDILADYCDKLNKPLGSQGQSGGQGVSSGPGSDQHTLVGNNTQQDTGTSLK; encoded by the exons ATGTCGGAATTAGGAAGTGGAGATGAGGGTTCAAGTTCGCAAA GTCCCCAAGCACATGTCGAACAGGAACTGGCGACAAAAATGCTCCAGATTCAGAGCAAACGATTTTATTTAGATGTCAAACAAAATCGGAGAGGTCGCTTTATCAAAGTTGCAGAG ATCGGAGCGGACGGTCGTCGGTCCCAAATCTTCCTGGCCCTCTCCACGGCCGCAGAGTTCAGGGATCACCTGTCCGCCTTCAGCGAATACTACTCATCACTGG GGCCCCCTAATCCCGACAACGTGCCAGAGGACGGCAAGCTGAAGAGCGAGATGATGATGAAGGACAACAGACGTTACTATCTGGACCTGAAGGAGAACGCCAGAGGCCGCTTCCTGCGCGTCTCGCAGACCATCACGAGGGGAGGGCCTCGCTCCCAGGTCGCCATACCCGCCCAGGGCATGATCGAGTTTAGGGACGCGCTCACGGATCTCTTGGACGAATTTACTCAG GACGAACACGCTTACAAACACGACCTGCCCGAAGGGAACCAGATGCATGTCGACAACAAGAATTTCTACTTCGACATCGGCCAGAACAACCGCGGCGTGTACATGCGCATCAGCGAGGTCAAGACGAACTTCAGGACCGCCATCACCCTGCCAGAGAAGAGCTGGCCCAGGTTCCGGGACATACTGGCCGACTACTGCGACAAGCTGAACAAACCCCTCGGTTCCCAGGGCCAGTCCGGGGGACAGGGGGTCAGTTCCGGTCCCGGTTCGGATCAGCACACATTG GTGGGAAACAATACTCAGCAAGACACCGGGACAAGTTTAAAGTAG
- the LOC123319840 gene encoding transcriptional activator protein Pur-alpha isoform X2 → MSELGSGDEGSSSQKYHQGMEQGSSDYDPGPQAHVEQELATKMLQIQSKRFYLDVKQNRRGRFIKVAEIGADGRRSQIFLALSTAAEFRDHLSAFSEYYSSLGPPNPDNVPEDGKLKSEMMMKDNRRYYLDLKENARGRFLRVSQTITRGGPRSQVAIPAQGMIEFRDALTDLLDEFTQDEHAYKHDLPEGNQMHVDNKNFYFDIGQNNRGVYMRISEVKTNFRTAITLPEKSWPRFRDILADYCDKLNKPLGSQGQSGGQGVSSGPGSDQHTLVGNNTQQDTGTSLK, encoded by the exons ATGTCGGAATTAGGAAGTGGAGATGAGGGTTCAAGTTCGCAAA AATATCATCAAGGTATGGAGCAAGGGAGCAGTGACTACGACCCAG GTCCCCAAGCACATGTCGAACAGGAACTGGCGACAAAAATGCTCCAGATTCAGAGCAAACGATTTTATTTAGATGTCAAACAAAATCGGAGAGGTCGCTTTATCAAAGTTGCAGAG ATCGGAGCGGACGGTCGTCGGTCCCAAATCTTCCTGGCCCTCTCCACGGCCGCAGAGTTCAGGGATCACCTGTCCGCCTTCAGCGAATACTACTCATCACTGG GGCCCCCTAATCCCGACAACGTGCCAGAGGACGGCAAGCTGAAGAGCGAGATGATGATGAAGGACAACAGACGTTACTATCTGGACCTGAAGGAGAACGCCAGAGGCCGCTTCCTGCGCGTCTCGCAGACCATCACGAGGGGAGGGCCTCGCTCCCAGGTCGCCATACCCGCCCAGGGCATGATCGAGTTTAGGGACGCGCTCACGGATCTCTTGGACGAATTTACTCAG GACGAACACGCTTACAAACACGACCTGCCCGAAGGGAACCAGATGCATGTCGACAACAAGAATTTCTACTTCGACATCGGCCAGAACAACCGCGGCGTGTACATGCGCATCAGCGAGGTCAAGACGAACTTCAGGACCGCCATCACCCTGCCAGAGAAGAGCTGGCCCAGGTTCCGGGACATACTGGCCGACTACTGCGACAAGCTGAACAAACCCCTCGGTTCCCAGGGCCAGTCCGGGGGACAGGGGGTCAGTTCCGGTCCCGGTTCGGATCAGCACACATTG GTGGGAAACAATACTCAGCAAGACACCGGGACAAGTTTAAAGTAG
- the LOC123319840 gene encoding transcriptional activator protein Pur-alpha isoform X3: MEYHQGMEQGSSDYDPGPQAHVEQELATKMLQIQSKRFYLDVKQNRRGRFIKVAEIGADGRRSQIFLALSTAAEFRDHLSAFSEYYSSLGPPNPDNVPEDGKLKSEMMMKDNRRYYLDLKENARGRFLRVSQTITRGGPRSQVAIPAQGMIEFRDALTDLLDEFTQDEHAYKHDLPEGNQMHVDNKNFYFDIGQNNRGVYMRISEVKTNFRTAITLPEKSWPRFRDILADYCDKLNKPLGSQGQSGGQGVSSGPGSDQHTLSLLATVSQ; this comes from the exons ATGG AATATCATCAAGGTATGGAGCAAGGGAGCAGTGACTACGACCCAG GTCCCCAAGCACATGTCGAACAGGAACTGGCGACAAAAATGCTCCAGATTCAGAGCAAACGATTTTATTTAGATGTCAAACAAAATCGGAGAGGTCGCTTTATCAAAGTTGCAGAG ATCGGAGCGGACGGTCGTCGGTCCCAAATCTTCCTGGCCCTCTCCACGGCCGCAGAGTTCAGGGATCACCTGTCCGCCTTCAGCGAATACTACTCATCACTGG GGCCCCCTAATCCCGACAACGTGCCAGAGGACGGCAAGCTGAAGAGCGAGATGATGATGAAGGACAACAGACGTTACTATCTGGACCTGAAGGAGAACGCCAGAGGCCGCTTCCTGCGCGTCTCGCAGACCATCACGAGGGGAGGGCCTCGCTCCCAGGTCGCCATACCCGCCCAGGGCATGATCGAGTTTAGGGACGCGCTCACGGATCTCTTGGACGAATTTACTCAG GACGAACACGCTTACAAACACGACCTGCCCGAAGGGAACCAGATGCATGTCGACAACAAGAATTTCTACTTCGACATCGGCCAGAACAACCGCGGCGTGTACATGCGCATCAGCGAGGTCAAGACGAACTTCAGGACCGCCATCACCCTGCCAGAGAAGAGCTGGCCCAGGTTCCGGGACATACTGGCCGACTACTGCGACAAGCTGAACAAACCCCTCGGTTCCCAGGGCCAGTCCGGGGGACAGGGGGTCAGTTCCGGTCCCGGTTCGGATCAGCACACATTG AGTTTGCTTGCCACAGTGAGCCAATAA
- the LOC123319840 gene encoding transcriptional activator protein Pur-alpha isoform X4 has translation MEYHQGMEQGSSDYDPGPQAHVEQELATKMLQIQSKRFYLDVKQNRRGRFIKVAEIGADGRRSQIFLALSTAAEFRDHLSAFSEYYSSLGPPNPDNVPEDGKLKSEMMMKDNRRYYLDLKENARGRFLRVSQTITRGGPRSQVAIPAQGMIEFRDALTDLLDEFTQDEHAYKHDLPEGNQMHVDNKNFYFDIGQNNRGVYMRISEVKTNFRTAITLPEKSWPRFRDILADYCDKLNKPLGSQGQSGGQGVSSGPGSDQHTLPALH, from the exons ATGG AATATCATCAAGGTATGGAGCAAGGGAGCAGTGACTACGACCCAG GTCCCCAAGCACATGTCGAACAGGAACTGGCGACAAAAATGCTCCAGATTCAGAGCAAACGATTTTATTTAGATGTCAAACAAAATCGGAGAGGTCGCTTTATCAAAGTTGCAGAG ATCGGAGCGGACGGTCGTCGGTCCCAAATCTTCCTGGCCCTCTCCACGGCCGCAGAGTTCAGGGATCACCTGTCCGCCTTCAGCGAATACTACTCATCACTGG GGCCCCCTAATCCCGACAACGTGCCAGAGGACGGCAAGCTGAAGAGCGAGATGATGATGAAGGACAACAGACGTTACTATCTGGACCTGAAGGAGAACGCCAGAGGCCGCTTCCTGCGCGTCTCGCAGACCATCACGAGGGGAGGGCCTCGCTCCCAGGTCGCCATACCCGCCCAGGGCATGATCGAGTTTAGGGACGCGCTCACGGATCTCTTGGACGAATTTACTCAG GACGAACACGCTTACAAACACGACCTGCCCGAAGGGAACCAGATGCATGTCGACAACAAGAATTTCTACTTCGACATCGGCCAGAACAACCGCGGCGTGTACATGCGCATCAGCGAGGTCAAGACGAACTTCAGGACCGCCATCACCCTGCCAGAGAAGAGCTGGCCCAGGTTCCGGGACATACTGGCCGACTACTGCGACAAGCTGAACAAACCCCTCGGTTCCCAGGGCCAGTCCGGGGGACAGGGGGTCAGTTCCGGTCCCGGTTCGGATCAGCACACATTG CCTGCGTTGCATTGA
- the LOC123319840 gene encoding transcriptional activator protein Pur-alpha isoform X5, with amino-acid sequence MYPGMQSQWPFEKIQYWKDPSPQAHVEQELATKMLQIQSKRFYLDVKQNRRGRFIKVAEIGADGRRSQIFLALSTAAEFRDHLSAFSEYYSSLGPPNPDNVPEDGKLKSEMMMKDNRRYYLDLKENARGRFLRVSQTITRGGPRSQVAIPAQGMIEFRDALTDLLDEFTQDEHAYKHDLPEGNQMHVDNKNFYFDIGQNNRGVYMRISEVKTNFRTAITLPEKSWPRFRDILADYCDKLNKPLGSQGQSGGQGVSSGPGSDQHTLVGNNTQQDTGTSLK; translated from the exons ATGTATCCTGGTATGCAGTCACAGTGGCCCTTCGAGAAGATCCAATATTGGAAGGATCCCA GTCCCCAAGCACATGTCGAACAGGAACTGGCGACAAAAATGCTCCAGATTCAGAGCAAACGATTTTATTTAGATGTCAAACAAAATCGGAGAGGTCGCTTTATCAAAGTTGCAGAG ATCGGAGCGGACGGTCGTCGGTCCCAAATCTTCCTGGCCCTCTCCACGGCCGCAGAGTTCAGGGATCACCTGTCCGCCTTCAGCGAATACTACTCATCACTGG GGCCCCCTAATCCCGACAACGTGCCAGAGGACGGCAAGCTGAAGAGCGAGATGATGATGAAGGACAACAGACGTTACTATCTGGACCTGAAGGAGAACGCCAGAGGCCGCTTCCTGCGCGTCTCGCAGACCATCACGAGGGGAGGGCCTCGCTCCCAGGTCGCCATACCCGCCCAGGGCATGATCGAGTTTAGGGACGCGCTCACGGATCTCTTGGACGAATTTACTCAG GACGAACACGCTTACAAACACGACCTGCCCGAAGGGAACCAGATGCATGTCGACAACAAGAATTTCTACTTCGACATCGGCCAGAACAACCGCGGCGTGTACATGCGCATCAGCGAGGTCAAGACGAACTTCAGGACCGCCATCACCCTGCCAGAGAAGAGCTGGCCCAGGTTCCGGGACATACTGGCCGACTACTGCGACAAGCTGAACAAACCCCTCGGTTCCCAGGGCCAGTCCGGGGGACAGGGGGTCAGTTCCGGTCCCGGTTCGGATCAGCACACATTG GTGGGAAACAATACTCAGCAAGACACCGGGACAAGTTTAAAGTAG
- the LOC123319840 gene encoding transcriptional activator protein Pur-alpha isoform X1 produces the protein MEYHQGMEQGSSDYDPGPQAHVEQELATKMLQIQSKRFYLDVKQNRRGRFIKVAEIGADGRRSQIFLALSTAAEFRDHLSAFSEYYSSLGPPNPDNVPEDGKLKSEMMMKDNRRYYLDLKENARGRFLRVSQTITRGGPRSQVAIPAQGMIEFRDALTDLLDEFTQDEHAYKHDLPEGNQMHVDNKNFYFDIGQNNRGVYMRISEVKTNFRTAITLPEKSWPRFRDILADYCDKLNKPLGSQGQSGGQGVSSGPGSDQHTLVGNNTQQDTGTSLK, from the exons ATGG AATATCATCAAGGTATGGAGCAAGGGAGCAGTGACTACGACCCAG GTCCCCAAGCACATGTCGAACAGGAACTGGCGACAAAAATGCTCCAGATTCAGAGCAAACGATTTTATTTAGATGTCAAACAAAATCGGAGAGGTCGCTTTATCAAAGTTGCAGAG ATCGGAGCGGACGGTCGTCGGTCCCAAATCTTCCTGGCCCTCTCCACGGCCGCAGAGTTCAGGGATCACCTGTCCGCCTTCAGCGAATACTACTCATCACTGG GGCCCCCTAATCCCGACAACGTGCCAGAGGACGGCAAGCTGAAGAGCGAGATGATGATGAAGGACAACAGACGTTACTATCTGGACCTGAAGGAGAACGCCAGAGGCCGCTTCCTGCGCGTCTCGCAGACCATCACGAGGGGAGGGCCTCGCTCCCAGGTCGCCATACCCGCCCAGGGCATGATCGAGTTTAGGGACGCGCTCACGGATCTCTTGGACGAATTTACTCAG GACGAACACGCTTACAAACACGACCTGCCCGAAGGGAACCAGATGCATGTCGACAACAAGAATTTCTACTTCGACATCGGCCAGAACAACCGCGGCGTGTACATGCGCATCAGCGAGGTCAAGACGAACTTCAGGACCGCCATCACCCTGCCAGAGAAGAGCTGGCCCAGGTTCCGGGACATACTGGCCGACTACTGCGACAAGCTGAACAAACCCCTCGGTTCCCAGGGCCAGTCCGGGGGACAGGGGGTCAGTTCCGGTCCCGGTTCGGATCAGCACACATTG GTGGGAAACAATACTCAGCAAGACACCGGGACAAGTTTAAAGTAG